Below is a genomic region from Spirosoma radiotolerans.
CTACTCGCTATCATCTCTTTACTGATTGCCAGTCTGGCAGTCAGCCTATCATTACCAGCATTTAACCAACTTACAGGTAAATCATTAGCCACATCGGAGTTGATCAATCCACTCACGATTATTGCGTTTCTGATACTCACTCTGCTCACCGGACTGGCAGCCGGGAGCTATCCCGCGTTTTATTTATCCGTGTTCAAACCCGTAGACGTGATCAAAGGCAGATTCACCAATCAGTCTTCATCCTTAGGTCTGCGCAGGGGCCTGGTCGTGTTCCAGTTCGTAGTAGCTATTGGCTTAGTTGTTGCGACTATTGTGATTCGCCAGCAGATGAACTTTCTCCGTGACCAACCTCTGGGTTTTGTCAAAGATCAGCAACTAGTTGTGCCTCTGCACGGAAGTAACTACTCAGCGATTAAACAGGAGATGCTAAAAAACAGCCGAATAGCCGGTGTTGCTGGAGCAGACTACTATCCCGGCATAACCAACCAGACTAACTTTAGCTTGTACCGGCCCGACCAGTCAGTAAACGAAATTCAGGACGTTAAAACGAACCGAGTGTCACCCGAATTTATGCAGGTGATGCGTTTTTCACTGGTGGCCGGGCGGTTATTTTCGAGAGATTTCCCCGGCGACACCGCCAGCCGGATCGTCGTCAATGAAGCTACATTGCGCAAATTTGCCATTCCGCTGAAAAAAGCCATTGGCCAAAAGCTCAATTTCGATTGGCAAGGCACGACCAATGTTTACGAAATAGTAGGGGTTGTAAAAGACTTTCACTTTGCAGATTTACATCAGTCTATTCAACCATACGCATTTCATCTAAGTCTTGGCAATCAGTTCAACTACATGGTGGCCCATATCCAAACAACAGATATGAGCGATGTATTGCCTTTTCTAGAAAATAGATGGAAGACACTGGTTGCCAATGAGCCGTTCGAATACAGTTTTTTGAACGAAGACTTTCAGAAAAACTACCAGTCAGATACCCGCACGTCCCGGATCGTTAACACCTTCACGATTGTTTCGATCCTGATTTCCTGCCTTGGTTTACTCGGCTTAGCCGCTTTTGCGGCCCAACAACGGACTAAAGAAATTGGGGTTCGGAAAGTGCTGGGTGCATCTGTAACCAACGTAGTTGCTCTACTAACAAAGGACTTTATCAAGCTGGTCTTATTATCCATTGCCATTGCTTCGCCCATTGCCTGGTACGCTATGAACCAGTGGCTCCAAAGCTTTGCGTACAAAATTGACATCGAGTGGTGGGTGTTTGCAGTGTCGGGTTTGCTCACTCTGGGTATTGCTCTGCTAACCGTGAGCTTCCAGAGTATCAAAGCAGCATTAATGAATCCGGTCAAAAGCCTGCGCAGCGAATAAACATGAAGCCAACCCCCCTCCCACCGCGCTGGGCCACCCGCCTGCTGCACTGGTTCTGCGCTCCCCATCGGCTGGACGAACTGGAAGGCGACCTCGACGAGCTGTTCCAGGAACGGGTCAAATTGGTGGGGCTGCACCAGGCGCGCCGACGCTACGTGCGCGATGTGTTTAGCCTGATGCGGCCCTGGATTATTGATCGTCCCTCTACTGAATATGCAACGTCGGATTACCCGACCCTTTACTTTCTTCATCCTGACATGATACGCAATTATTTCACCGTTGCCTGGCGCAACCTGATTCGCAACAAAGCCTTTTCGGCCATTAACCTTCTGGGGCTTGCGCTGGGAATGGCATGCAGCCTGCTCATTATGCTATGGGTGCAGGACGAACGTAGCGTAGACAGCTTTCATGCAAATGGTAAAAGCCTGTACCAGATCTATGAGCGTCAGCATTTCGATGGAAAAGTCTACGCCAGTTACTTTACTCAGGGCTTGCTGGCCGACGAACTCAAACGGACTATTCCTGAGGTGCAGTATGCTACGGCTATGGAGTCCAATTATCCCACCACATTTTCGGTAGGAGAAAGGATCATTAAAATGGAAGGGACGTTTGCAGGAGCCGATTTCTTTACCATGTTCAGTTATCCTTTTTTGCAGGGAACAGCCGCAACGGCGCTGCGTAGTCCGGGCGGCATTGCGATCTCCCGCAAAATGGCCGAAGCCTTCTTCGGGAGTGCAGAAAAAGCAATTGGCCAGTCGATTCGTGCCGAGAACAAAGTCGATTTATTGGTGACAGCCGTATTTGAGAACCTACCGGCCAACTCATCGCAGCAGTTTGATTTTCTGCGAACGTGGGTTGATTTCGAGAAAGACAATGATTGGGCCAAAACCTGGACTAGTACGGACCCGATGACGTATGTACAGTTGCGGACAGACCGAATGGGCAAACCCATTGACCAGGCCCGTGTGGATGCCAAAATCAAAGATTTCATTTATAAATATGTGCCAAAAACGAAGGGTTTTCTGGTAGAATTAGGCCTGCAGCCCTATCCCGAAAAATACCTGCATTCGAACTTTAAAGAGGGTTATCTCGACGGGGGCCGGATCGAGTATGTACGACTGTTTAGCATCGTCGCCGTATTTATTCTGCTGATTGCCTGCATCAATTTTATGAACCTGGCCACGGCCCGCTCCACCAAACGAGCCAAAGAAGTGGGCGTTCGGAAAGTAGTTGGCGCGGCTCGTTCGGCCTTGATCGGCCAGTTTGTAGGCGAGGCTATGCTGCTCACGTCCTTTTCCATCATCATTGCGGTTGTGCTGGTGGCCTTACTTTTGCCAGCCTTCAACACCCTGACCGGCAAAATGCTCGTTCTACCGGTTACTAGTCCGGCATTCTGGGCTACGTTACTGGGTTTACTCCTGCTGACGGGCTTCGTGGCCGGCAGTTATCCCGCCCTCTTCCTGTCATCGCTAAACCCGATTCGGGTGCTAAAAGGGAGCCTGCGGTTTAGCGCCGGAGCGGCCTTTTTCCGTCAGGGTTTAGTCGTCTTTCAGTTCGGACTGTCGATCATGCTGATTGTCGGTACGATTGTAATCTACCGCCAAATGAACTACGTCCAAACGAAGAATCTGGGCTATAATCGCGAAAACCTGCTTTATATCCCGGTTGAAGGCGATTTACCACAGAAGTACGATTTATTCAAAGAAGAAATCAGTGCCTTACCCGGCATTCTGACTGTTTCCCGGATGCGGGAATCGCCAACCGCGCTTGGCCACCACGTTGATGATATCGGATGGACCGGTAAAGACCCGAACCTGCGAACAACGTTCGCCAATACGGCTGTTGGTTATGATTTTGTCAAGACACTGAAGTTGACCTTGAAGGATGGCCGCGACTTCTCGAAAGACTTTGGAACGGATACCCTCGGCTTCCTCATCAACGAAACGGCCCTGGCCAAAATTGGATATAAAAACCCAATAGGCAAACCTCTCGATTGGGGTGGGAATAAGGGACACATCATTGGTGTCCTGAAAGATTTTCATTTTAATTCGATGCGGCAGGCCATCGAACCGCTCATTATCCGACTGGATAGACGTCCACAGTGGGGCACCATTCTGGTCCGCGCCGAAGCGGGCAAGACCCAGGAAGCCATTGCGAGTCTGGAGAAAGTATGTAAAGAATTGAATCCACTCACCCCCTTCACCTATCAGTTCTCGGATCAGGAATACGCTAAACTGTACCGAAGCGAACAGGTCGTCAGTCAACTGGCTACTTACTTTGCCATACTGGCCATTTTCATTTCGTGCCTGGGTCTGTTTGGCTTAGCGGCCTTCACGGCTGAACAGCGGACCAAAGAGATTGGGGTTCGGAAGGTGCTCGGCGCATCGGTTACCAGCGTAGTGGCCCTACTTTCCAGAGACTTCCTCAAACTGGTCCTGATCGCCATTGTCATTGCCTCTCCCCTGGCCTGGTATGCCATGAATCAGTGGCTGGAGAGCTTCATGTACAAAATTGACCTTTCGTGGTGGATGTTTGCGTTAGCAGGTCTGCTGGCGGTGGGTATCGCGCTACTAACCGTGAGCTTCCAGAGTATCAAAGCCGCCCTGATAAATCCGGTCAAGAGCCTGCGCTCAGAATAACAACCTCATGCATGTAAAATCAGCAAGGCCATCCAAACGGGTGGCCTTGTCCGTTTCAGTACGTTTTGTGTCCGCTATTGGACACCAGACCAATTGTCTATTTTGGCAAAAATGCGTCTAGAGTGCGGTATGATGGCTTTTCTCAGGTTGGCACCGCATTTGATCGACAGAATCGTATAAAATAATTCCCTGCTATGAAACGGGCTTTTTTGGGAGAGTTTGAAGAAATTGTTCTGCTCACCGTTGCGGTGCTGGATGAAGGTGCTTACGGCGTTACCATCACCCAGGAGATTGAGCAAAAAACGGGGCGCTCCGTTGGTTTCAGTACGGTCCATACGACGCTGCAACGCCTGGCCGAAAAAGGCTTTCTGACGTCGACCATGGGCGGGGCTACGGCAGAGCGTGGTGGTCGTCGAAAACGTTTTTTTGCCGTTACGGCAACCGGACGTAGAGCCTTGCAGGAGGTCAAGCAAATCCGGGAGGAGTTGTGGGGCGCCTTACCTCCCCAAACATTACAACTGATGGGCAATTGATCCTAAAACAGCCATGGGAAAGCCAAACCGCCAGACTGACATGCCGAACCATTTCCGAAACGTTGGTGACGCAGCGGCTAAGCCACCCCGTTGGGCCACCCAGCTCCTGACCTGGTGGGGCGATCCCAACACGGGCGAAGAAGTGCAGGGCGACCTGCTCGAACTCTACGCCTACTGGGTCAAAACGGTAGGCAAACGACGGGCCGACTGGCGATACAGCCTGAGTGCCCTGAAGCTGTTACGGCCCATGGCCAAATCAAAGCACGTACCTGAGTACACGACCACCTTTTTTCTGAGCCCCGATATGATCCGAAATTATTTAAAAGTCGCTTTTAGGAACCTGGTCCTCCGTAAGGCATTCACCGCCATCAATATTATCGGGCTGGCTATGGGTCTGGCTACCTGCCTGTTGATTGTGTTATTTGTCCAGCATGAGCTAAGCTACGACAACTACCACGCCAAAGCCGATCGGCTTTTCCGCGTAACGATGGACGGCCAGGTTGGCGGTAAAGCGATTAATCTTGCGCCCGTTGGCGTTCCCGTTGGCCCAGCTATGTTCCATGACTATTCGGGGGTAGAGGCCACTACACGGCTGTACAACGAAGGGACGTTTATCGTCAAAAATGCGAACGAAAGTTTTAAAGAAGAGCATGTCATTTTCCCCGATTCCAACTTTTTCGAGGTCTTCTCGATACCGCTACTAAAAGGCCGGGCAAAGACGGTGCTGCTTGAACCCAACACGGTGGTACTTACCGAAACAATGGCCCATAAATATTTTGGAAATCAGGACCCTATCGGCAAAACGCTGACGCTGGGCACACGCGGCCTTTTTCGGGTAACGGGAGTCTGTCAGGACGTCCCCTTAAATACGCATTTCCACTACGACATTTTTGCGTCTATTCGCTCGGTTCAGTTGCGCGAAACGTGGCTATCCAGTGGAGCGTATACATATGTGGTTCTGCGTCCCGGCTACTCGATTGATAACCTGAAGGCTAAAATGCCCGAGTTGATCAGTAAATACATGGGGCCGGAAATCCAGAGCCTTCTGGGTATAAGTCTGGTCGATTTCCATAGAAAAGGCGACCGGTTTAGTTATCAGTTTCAGCCCATTACTGACATTCACCTTCAGTCGCACCTTGAGAATGAAATAGAGCCAAACAGCGATATTCAATACATATATATTTTCTCCGCCATTGCCGTATTTATCCTGCTGGTGGCCTGCATCAACTTTATGAACCTGAGTACGGCCGGATCAGCCGGACGAGCGAAGGAAGTAGGCATTCGCAAAGTACTGGGTTCCGTAAAACAGCAACTGGTCGGGCAGTTTTTGAGTGAGTCGGTACTGGTCACGTTTATCGCCTTGTTCGTTGCGCTGGTTATCGTGGTTGTAGCCTTACCGAGCTTCAACCAACTGGCCGACAAACAGTTTTCGGTCAGTTCGCTCATACATGGCTGGATGATGCCGGGCATGCTACTGGCCAGTCTGTTGATTGGTTTGTTAGCTGGTAGTTACCCCGCCTTTTTTCTCTCAGCCTTTAAGCCCATCAGCGTCCTGAAAGGAACGGTTCGAGCGGGCTTTAAAAGCGGCTGGCTACGCAACACCCTCGTTACGACTCAGTTTGTCGTCTCTATCAGCATGATTATCGGCACTATGGTGGTGTATCAGCAGCTCCATTTTATTCAGAATAAGAAAGTCGGATTCGATAAAGATCAAGTGCTGATTATCCACGACACCTATTCCCTTGGTGCTAAAGCGGATGCGTTTAAAGCCGAACTGGCTAAGCTCTCTTCCATCCGTAACGTTACGCTGGCAGGCTACTTACCCGCTGGAGCCTCTAACCAGGCAACGGATGGGTTTCAATTAAAAAACGGAGCTGGCGAGTCGATTACCTACCGGGAGCAGTCCTACTATATTGACGAGAGCTACGTACCGACGCTGGGGATCGGGATCGCTCAGGGCCGTAACTTTTCTAAAGCTTTTCCGACCGACAGTGCTGCCGTGCTTATCAATCAGGCAGCGGTCCGACAGTTTGGTTGGAAAAATCCTGTTGGGCAACAACTTATGACCGTCGGTAACGGCAGCCCTGAGAGCAGACGCACGTATACGGTTGTAGGCGTCGTCAACGATTTCCATTTCGCGTCGATGCATCAGCGCATTGCCCCGTTAGTCATGTTTTATGGGTCCGACAACTACCAGATGGCCCTGCGCATCCAGACGACCG
It encodes:
- a CDS encoding ABC transporter permease — its product is MKPTPLPPRWATRLLHWFCAPHRLDELEGDLDELFQERVKLVGLHQARRRYVRDVFSLMRPWIIDRPSTEYATSDYPTLYFLHPDMIRNYFTVAWRNLIRNKAFSAINLLGLALGMACSLLIMLWVQDERSVDSFHANGKSLYQIYERQHFDGKVYASYFTQGLLADELKRTIPEVQYATAMESNYPTTFSVGERIIKMEGTFAGADFFTMFSYPFLQGTAATALRSPGGIAISRKMAEAFFGSAEKAIGQSIRAENKVDLLVTAVFENLPANSSQQFDFLRTWVDFEKDNDWAKTWTSTDPMTYVQLRTDRMGKPIDQARVDAKIKDFIYKYVPKTKGFLVELGLQPYPEKYLHSNFKEGYLDGGRIEYVRLFSIVAVFILLIACINFMNLATARSTKRAKEVGVRKVVGAARSALIGQFVGEAMLLTSFSIIIAVVLVALLLPAFNTLTGKMLVLPVTSPAFWATLLGLLLLTGFVAGSYPALFLSSLNPIRVLKGSLRFSAGAAFFRQGLVVFQFGLSIMLIVGTIVIYRQMNYVQTKNLGYNRENLLYIPVEGDLPQKYDLFKEEISALPGILTVSRMRESPTALGHHVDDIGWTGKDPNLRTTFANTAVGYDFVKTLKLTLKDGRDFSKDFGTDTLGFLINETALAKIGYKNPIGKPLDWGGNKGHIIGVLKDFHFNSMRQAIEPLIIRLDRRPQWGTILVRAEAGKTQEAIASLEKVCKELNPLTPFTYQFSDQEYAKLYRSEQVVSQLATYFAILAIFISCLGLFGLAAFTAEQRTKEIGVRKVLGASVTSVVALLSRDFLKLVLIAIVIASPLAWYAMNQWLESFMYKIDLSWWMFALAGLLAVGIALLTVSFQSIKAALINPVKSLRSE
- a CDS encoding ABC transporter permease — its product is MKKLITPLPPRWATRLLHWFCAPHRLDELEGDLDELFQERVKSVGLHRARRRYVRDVFSLMRPWIIDRPSTEYATSDYPTLYFLHPAMIRNYFTVAWRNLVRNKAFSAINIIGLTTGMTCCMLLLLYIRSELSFDRHHEFADDLYLVNSEAINAGGHEVYPKLSASYAQALKAEYPEVMEATRLWVNIIEDRTLLTVDERGKPANSFYETKGYQVDSTFFDVFSYTFLEGDAKTALNDPHSVVLSEELAHKLFGNTPVLNKTIRVGGTTGFGENFKITGVYKGEQARSHIDARFFVPMSVGWVAAFIREQPATYTGNNLYYTYVRLKPGTDTEKFNRKLAAFMNKYVRQSLKKAGFDKRIFLVPVKNIHLYSQLANIVTATSSAKYLYILGSIALFTLLIACINFMNLSTARSAKRATEVGVRKVLGAGKQGLVGQFLGESMLLAIISLLIASLAVSLSLPAFNQLTGKSLATSELINPLTIIAFLILTLLTGLAAGSYPAFYLSVFKPVDVIKGRFTNQSSSLGLRRGLVVFQFVVAIGLVVATIVIRQQMNFLRDQPLGFVKDQQLVVPLHGSNYSAIKQEMLKNSRIAGVAGADYYPGITNQTNFSLYRPDQSVNEIQDVKTNRVSPEFMQVMRFSLVAGRLFSRDFPGDTASRIVVNEATLRKFAIPLKKAIGQKLNFDWQGTTNVYEIVGVVKDFHFADLHQSIQPYAFHLSLGNQFNYMVAHIQTTDMSDVLPFLENRWKTLVANEPFEYSFLNEDFQKNYQSDTRTSRIVNTFTIVSILISCLGLLGLAAFAAQQRTKEIGVRKVLGASVTNVVALLTKDFIKLVLLSIAIASPIAWYAMNQWLQSFAYKIDIEWWVFAVSGLLTLGIALLTVSFQSIKAALMNPVKSLRSE
- a CDS encoding ABC transporter permease, with the protein product MGKPNRQTDMPNHFRNVGDAAAKPPRWATQLLTWWGDPNTGEEVQGDLLELYAYWVKTVGKRRADWRYSLSALKLLRPMAKSKHVPEYTTTFFLSPDMIRNYLKVAFRNLVLRKAFTAINIIGLAMGLATCLLIVLFVQHELSYDNYHAKADRLFRVTMDGQVGGKAINLAPVGVPVGPAMFHDYSGVEATTRLYNEGTFIVKNANESFKEEHVIFPDSNFFEVFSIPLLKGRAKTVLLEPNTVVLTETMAHKYFGNQDPIGKTLTLGTRGLFRVTGVCQDVPLNTHFHYDIFASIRSVQLRETWLSSGAYTYVVLRPGYSIDNLKAKMPELISKYMGPEIQSLLGISLVDFHRKGDRFSYQFQPITDIHLQSHLENEIEPNSDIQYIYIFSAIAVFILLVACINFMNLSTAGSAGRAKEVGIRKVLGSVKQQLVGQFLSESVLVTFIALFVALVIVVVALPSFNQLADKQFSVSSLIHGWMMPGMLLASLLIGLLAGSYPAFFLSAFKPISVLKGTVRAGFKSGWLRNTLVTTQFVVSISMIIGTMVVYQQLHFIQNKKVGFDKDQVLIIHDTYSLGAKADAFKAELAKLSSIRNVTLAGYLPAGASNQATDGFQLKNGAGESITYREQSYYIDESYVPTLGIGIAQGRNFSKAFPTDSAAVLINQAAVRQFGWKNPVGQQLMTVGNGSPESRRTYTVVGVVNDFHFASMHQRIAPLVMFYGSDNYQMALRIQTTDIAGLLKTVEQTWKAQTNTPFAYSFLNERFNNVYKAEQRIGQLFSIFAGLTVVISCLGLFGLAMFTTQQRTKEIGVRKVLGASVASVVALLSRDFVKLVLVAIVIASPLAWYAMNRWLQDFAYKIDIAWWVFALAGLLTISIALLTVSFQSIKAALMNPVKSLRSE
- a CDS encoding PadR family transcriptional regulator; protein product: MKRAFLGEFEEIVLLTVAVLDEGAYGVTITQEIEQKTGRSVGFSTVHTTLQRLAEKGFLTSTMGGATAERGGRRKRFFAVTATGRRALQEVKQIREELWGALPPQTLQLMGN